Proteins from a genomic interval of Periophthalmus magnuspinnatus isolate fPerMag1 chromosome 11, fPerMag1.2.pri, whole genome shotgun sequence:
- the txnipa gene encoding thioredoxin interacting protein a, which translates to MVAMTKRIKTFQIIFADPSKTFYCGGDRLCGRVEVEVSEVTRVSALKMLGLGCAKVEYAKGKQRCRQEAEYLRHEEVLRLDSQPTDADGSVILRPGNKYEYSFGFELPQNGQLVSSYKGKFGYVQYYVKASLERPHQPVLECKKTFEVEEPLDVNTPDLLCPTGGSKEKKVTCMFIPDGQVSLNAKIDRRGFCEGEDICINAKFENTCSRIVVPKAAIIAKHTYLANGRTKVFRQKLSAVRGNHIISGMCDAWLGKSIRVPKIKPSMLGCNMIRVEYALMIYIHIPGSEKLILELPLVIGTPGLGSRSNSVSSQEGSMSNSSQSWVSLRMPSNPPSYCDISRDCSMDQPLTPLLDDIDGDGDDSPIFINPPRFEYPLPPAYTETEEEYNGNARMLPVC; encoded by the exons ATGGTGGCGATGACAAAAAGGATTAAAACTTTTCAGATCATTTTTGCGGATCCCAGTAAGACATTTTACTGCGGAGGTGATAGATTATGTGGACGCGTGGAAGTGGAAGTCAGTGAGGTTACCCGCGTGTCTGCCCTGAAAATGCTGGGCCTTGGATGCGCAAAGGTGGAATATGCCAAAGGAAAGCAGCGATGCAGACAAGAGGCAGAATACCTTCGACACGAGGAGGTCCTGCGTTTAGACAGCCAGCCGACAG ATGCCGATGGGTCTGTCATCTTAAGACCCGGAAACAAGTATGAATACTCTTTTGGATTTGAGCTTCCTCAGAATGG GCAGTTGGTGTCATCATACAAAGGGAAGTTTGGTTACGTCCAATACTATGTTAAGGCTTCACTGGAGAGGCCACATCAGCCTGTCCTTGAGTGCAAGAAAACATTTGAGGTGGAAGAACCACTGGATGTAAACACGCCAGACCTGCTG TGTCCCACAGGTGGctccaaagaaaagaaagtgaCCTGTATGTTCATCCCAGACGGCCAGGTGTCACTGAATGCCAAAATTGACCGTCGAGGCTTCTGCGAGGGAGAAGATATCTGCATCAATGCAAAGTTTGAGAACACTTGCTCTAGAATTGTGGTGCCCAAAGCAGCGATCATTGCCAAGCACACTTACCTGGCCAATGGTCGTACCAAAGTGTTTCGGCAAAAGTTGTCCGCTGTGAGGGGGAACCACATTATCTCTGGCATGTGCGATGCCTGGTTGGGCAAGTCCATCAGGGTGCCTAAGATCAAACCGTCTATGCTGGGCTGCAACATGATCCGTGTGGAGTATGCCCTCATG atttatatCCACATCCCTGGCAGTGAGAAGCTTATTTTGGAGCTACCCTTGGTTATTGGAACACCTGGCCTGGGCAGCCGTAGCAACAGTGTGAGCAGTCAAGAGGGTTCCATGAGTAACTCGTCCCAAAGCTGGGTGTCCCTCCGCATGCCCTCAAATCCCCCCAGCTACTGTGACATCTCCAGGGACTGCTCGATGGACCAGCCCCTCACACCACTGCTAGATGACATCGATGGTGATGGTGATGACAGCCCTATATTCATAAACCCACCTCGCTTTGAATACCCATTGCCACCTGCATACACAGAG ACAGAGGAAGAGTACAATGGCAACGCTCGCATGTTGCCGGTGTGCTGA